Within Arcobacter lacus, the genomic segment GATGACTTCCTGAAAGTGCGTGACAAACAATAATTACATTTGATTTATCTTTATTTAATTCACCATAAGTTTCATATATTAATTCAAAAGATTCTAAAAGTCTTCCACTTTCAAGATATAAAGGTTCATTAAATTTTTCTACTTTTGTCTCTATTTTCAAAATTTATTCCAACCATAAAAGTTTTAAGACTTTAGTGTATCTAAACTATCCTAAGAAAGATTTTAGCTATAAATTTTAATGATTTAAGAGTGAAAATTATCAGATATTTAACTCTTAAATAAATCAACATAAAATATATAGCTCTTATCATAAGCAAATTTATATATAATTAGTCAAAATAAATCTTATAAAAAGGAATTTTATGAATAAAATAGAAGAACTTCAAAAAATATTAAAAACTGATGTTTTATTAGAAGTAGAAGCTGAAATAGATGCTTTACAAAAGTTGATAGCAAAAAATAAAAGTAAAGATTTAGAAAATGAACTAGAATATATGCTTGATGTAAAAAAGTTTTATGATGAAGCTTTAATTTTAATAGAAAAAGGAAAATTAACTCAAGAAGAAGCTATAAACATATTATTAGATTTAGAAGATATGAGAGCTGATGATGAGGATGAAATATAAAAAAGATTTAAACTTTAAAGTTTAAACCTTAATTTAATGGATACTCAATAGTATAACCTCTCATTAGAGGTGGAGTATCTAAAGATGTTTCAGCATTTTCTGTTTTTATAACTTCAATATCTTCCACTTGTTCTTCTGAATCTGTTTTTTCTTCATTTTTAGATTCAAATCCAGTTGCAATAATAGTTATTTTTACTTCATCCCTATCAAATGTTGCATCTGTTGTTGTACCAAAAATAATTTGTGCATTTTGATCAACTTTTTCATGAACTGTTTCCATAATATCACTGATTGCTAAAAGTGAAATATCTGGATTTACAGTGAAGTGAATTAGAATACCTTTTGCTCCATCAAGAGGAACTTTTTCTAATAATGGAGAATTTATCGCATTTTCTAAAGCTCTTTGTGTTGCTTCTTCACCTTTTGCTTTTCCAATTCCCATTAAAGCTATACCTTTATGTTTCATAATAGTTTTAACATCAGCAAAATCGGCATTAATATCTGCACCACTTCCAGGATTTAAAATAACCTCACTCATTCCATTTACAGCTTGATAAAGGATATTATCTACTATTTTAAAAGCATTTTTTATACCTAAACTTGCATCAACAATCTCTGTTAATTTATCATTTGATATAACTATTAATGAATCACTTACTTTTTTTAACTCTTCTAATCCAAGATTAGCTAAACCTGCTCTCATTTTTCCTTCAAATGAGAATGGTTTTGTAACAACTGAAACAGTTAAAGCTCCTACTTCTCTAGCAGCTTTAGCAATAATAGCAGCAGCACCAGTTCCAGTTCCTCCTCCAAGTCCAGCAGCAACAAATACTATGTCTGAACCTTTTAAAGTCTCTTTTATCTCTTCATAACTTTCAAGTGCAGAATTTCTTCCAACTTCTGGATCCATTCCTGCACCAAAACCATTATTTAGTTTATGACCTAACTCTATTTTTTTTGGAGCTTTTGATACATGAAGAACTTTTAAATCTGTATTTGCAACAATCAAATCAATTTTATGTGAACCTTCATCTATCATGTGGTTAATCATATTACAACCACCTCCACCAACTCCAATTACAGCAATTTTTGGAAGGTTATTAGATAAAACCTTACTTGGCATATCTACTCTGATATCATCTTCTCTAAATAAATTTTCCATTAAAACCACTCCGATAATTTATTCCAAAGTCCAGAAACACCTTTTTTCTTGTCTTTTACTAAAGGCTCTAAAACTGCTCCACTATGTTGTTTTGGTTGCATATAATCTTTATTAACTGTGTTCATAGTGTTATTCATATTTGACATAGTTACTTTTTCTACAACTCTTTCTCTTCTTACAGGTCGAATTAATTTTTTACCTGAATCTAATTGATAACTTCTATTTATTCCTAAAGAATACATCAATAAGCCAACTACTGTTGACATATTTGTTTCATCAAAACTAATTTTAAAATTATTTGGTAAATTTTTTGGAGTTGAAACACTAACAGGAATCCCTTCAAAAATCTTTTTAGTTAAATCTTTTATTCCACCTAATGAACTCATACCACCAGTTAAAACTATTCCCGAACCAATATTATCAAGTAATGCACTCTTTTTTAGTCTATTTTTTACTAAAACTAAAATTTCTTCAACTCTTGCATGAATTATTGTTTGAATATAGTCAAGTGCAACTTCTGTATAACTATCCTCATCATCCGTTCTTGGAAGAGTTACTTTTGTGGCACCAACTTCATTATTTCCAGAATAATCTCTTGTTAATGAACCATATTCTATTTTGATTTTTTCAGCAGAAATATTTGGTGTATGAAGCATAACAGATAAATCATTTGTAATATTTTTTGAACCTGCAGGAATAAATCCATTATAAACAATAGAATTTCCTTTAAAATATACAAATTCAGTTGTTGTTGAACCAAGATTTATAACAACTGCTCCAAATTTTCTTTGTTGTTCATCAAGCACTGATAATGATGAAACATAAGAATCTAAAGCGAATTTAACATCATCAATACCTGATATTTTTAGTGCTGATTTGATATTAATCAAAGCATTTCTTTTTGCAGTAACAATATAAACTGCTACTTCAAGTCTATTACCATTCATATTCAAAGGATTATCAACTTCTTCTTCATCAATTCTAAAATATTGTGGAATTACATGAACAACTTCGTATTCTGGAAGAATGATAGCATTTGATAAAGCCATTTGCATAGCCTGATTTATATCTGCTTCTGTTACTAAACCATTTGGAACGTTAACTGCACCACTTCCTTTTATACCTTTTGTATAATTTCCAGAAATTGATACAACTGTTGTTCCTATTGCTTCTGTTACACTCTCTTTTGCTTTTAAAATAGCATCTTTTATAGTTTTTGAAGCATCTTCAATGTTAATAATTAAACCTTTATTAACACCTTTACTTTCACTAATACCTATTCCTAAAATATCTATATTATTATCTGCATCATATTTTGGTCTTGCAATAACAGCAGTTATTGCAGATGAACCAATATTTATTGTTAAAAAAGTATCATTCATATTATTCAATTTATTACTCCTTTGTCTGGATTGAAGATTTGATATTAAAACTATTTTCTAATTTTTGTAATAAATTTGTCATAAGTTCTGTTTCTTGAAGTTGCATTATTGCATTTTTTACTACTTCATCTTTTGTTTTATCATAATCTTTTATTTTTGAACTATTTATTCTATATAAAACTATTTTATCCCCTATTCCAATCACTCCTTCTTTAGTTGTAGCAAAGAATAGTTGATTTAAAAAATTTGCTGATTCTTCTTGAGACAAACCTGCAATTTTTGAAGTTCTAGTAACTCCTGAAATATCTGTTCCTTTAAAATCTTTTTGCTCAGCTTTCGCTTGTTCTTGTAATTTTTGTGCTCTTAAAACTTTTTCATAATCTTGTGTTGCTTTTGCTTTTGCCTGATCAAAATCTAAAACTTTCGAAGGATTTATTTTTACAACTTTTACTATAATATATTTTCCATTTTCAACAAATGGTTTTACAACTTCACCACTTTTTACTTCTTTGATTTTTGCTATATTTTCCTGTGAATATGTAAGTTTAGATTCTGAAATATTTAAAGTTTTATCAAATTTTTCTTCATCTTTTTTAAGTTTCAAATAAATTTTTAAAGCTTCAGTTTTTGTAAATTTATCATCTAAATCTGTTTTGATTTGTGGTGTCGCTTCTTCTAAAGATTTGATTTTTCCATCTTCATGTTTATAATCAATTTTAAATTTTTCATATTGTTCTTTGATTTCAGCTTCAGTTGAGTTTGAGTTCATAAAAGGAATCTCTTTTATCTCAAAATCATAAGTAACTTCTGACATATAAGAGTTTTTATTATCTTCCCAATATTTTTTTAAACCTTCTTCATCAACAGAAACTTTTATATCATTTGCAGATAAAATTTTTATTGTAATATCATCTTCTAAAAATAATAATTTACTTACATTTTCAATTTCCCAAGAAGTTGGATTTACTTCAAACAAAGATTGAACTTTTTGTAATAAAAGTGTTCTTTTTAGAGATTCTTCAAAATGTTTTGGTGTTAATCTATTTTGATTTAAAACTTTAACATATGTATCTTTATCAAATTTCCCATCTTTAAAGAAAGCGTCATATTTTAATAATTCTTTTGCTACTTCTTCATCTGTAACATCCAATCCTAAAGAATCACCATATGCCATAAATAGATTTTTTTGTAAAACTTGATTATAAGCTATATCTTTAAGTCCTAATTGCTCAGCTACTTGATTATTAAACATATCACCAAACATTCTTGAATATTGTGAATAAAGATTTGAATACTCTTGTTGATATTCTTCAACAGTTACTTCTCTATCACCAATTTTAGCTACTACTCCACCTTGTTTTCCATAATCGTAAGAACCCCAACCAACAAATCCAGCTCCAACGAATGCAATTGTACTTATCCATATTGTAATTACTAACCACTTTTTGTGTCTTTGCATCCAAGTTATCATAAAATCTAACCTCTTTAAAAATTTTTAGAAGAGATAATACAAAAAAGTTGCTTTTATGTTCGTTAAATACTAATCATTTCAACATTTGATAAATCAATTTTTGGCTCTTTTTTACTTAATAAATCATTTATTACTGATTCTCTTATTGTAATCTCTAACTTTTTACAAGCACTTTTAAAAGCCTCTTCTTCTCCAACAATAAAACACATTTTTTTTGCTCTTGTAATTGCTGTATAAAGTAGTTTTGTATTATGCATAATATAGTGAGAAAAACTCATAGGAATAAGTGCATTATCATACTCCATTCCTTGAGTTTTATGAATAGTTAAACAATAAGCCAATGATAAAAGATGATGAACATTTTCAAAGTCATAAAATACTACCATATCATCATTTGGATACAAAACAATACATTTTTCTTCTTCAAAATCAAGTTTTATTATAAGACCTAATTGACCGTTATAAACTCTTCTTTCTAAAAAATCTGTTGAGCCACTTTTATACATACTCATAGTTTGAGCTTTCATATTCTCATTTTTTATATGAATTACTTTATCTGTAAGTTTATATTCATAGATTTTTGAAGCAAAAGCTTTTCCTTTTGTGTGATTGAAAAGTTTTTGAAGTTGAATATTTAGATTATCAACTCCTAAAACTCCTCCTTTCATTGGAGTAATTACTTGAAAAAGTGTCAAAGCTTTTGATATTTTTTTCTTTTTTATAAAATCATAATAATCTTGGATATAAGTTGAAGAGATATTTAAAATATTATTTAAAATATATTCGCTATTTTCACCTCTTAAATCTGCAAAATCATTTGATGAAACAGAGTTTTTCATTGCATAATAGTTTGCTATTGAAACATCAATAAACCTAAAATCTTCATAATCTTCTTTGTAATTAGGAAGTTCTCCACGTCTTATATCATTTGCAATAACTGCTATTGCTTGATTTTCATTTTGTCTATAAATTTTTGTAAGTTTACAAATAGGTGCTAGTTCATATTTTATTGCATCTGCTAAAATATTTCCAGCTCCAATAGCAGGAAGCTGTCCATCATCTCCAACAATTATAAAAATAGTATCATCATCAATCTTTGAAATAATTTGATAAAAAGTAACTGAATTTACCATAGAAGCTTCATCAAGTAAAATAGCTTTATAAGGAAAAAAATCTTTCTCTTTATGTTTTACAAGTAAACTTTGAATAGTTGAAGAGTTATAACCTGTTGTATCACTTATTCTTTGACTTGCTATTCCACTTAAAGCAATAGTCATAATATCATCATAACTCATTATCTCTTCAAGAAGTTCTAATATCGCCCTACTTGATGTTGACTTTCCAGTACCAGCGTAACCAATCAAAAATAGAGTTTTTTCTCCACTATTTATAAGTTCAACTGCTTTTTTTTGCTCAACACTAAGTTCAAAACCTAAAGTTTCTTGTTTTTTAACTAAATATTCATCAAAAGAAGCGATAATTTTCTTATTTTTTTCATCTTTTCTTCTACTAAAAAACTCTAAAATTCTTTTTTCTGCATAATAAAGCATAGAAAGTGCAACTCTATTTTCACTTGTAACAAAAAGCTCTTCATCTACTAACATTTTTGAAATTGCTGATTCATATAAAAGTTCTTGATTTGAAAATCTCAAACTTTCATCTAAAAGTTTATATAAATGAAATTTATCTATTGAAGAGTTTCCGTTGTTATCGCAAAACTCTCTTAAAGTATAGTTTAAACAAGCCATTATTCTAAACTCTGATTTTGGGTCAATTCCAAGTGATTTTGCTATTTCATCAGCTCTTTTAAAACCTATTCCTTTTATATTTATCAAAATATATGGATTTTGTTTGATTTTTTCTATTAAGTTTTCAACTTCACCAAAAGTTGAATATATTTTTGTAATTAAGTTTGAAGTTACTCCAAATTTTCCTAAAAATGAACCAAGTTCTCTTAAATGTTTAAACTTATGCCAAGATGCAACAATAGTTTCTAGTTTTTTATCTTTTATA encodes:
- the ftsA gene encoding cell division protein FtsA encodes the protein MNDTFLTINIGSSAITAVIARPKYDADNNIDILGIGISESKGVNKGLIINIEDASKTIKDAILKAKESVTEAIGTTVVSISGNYTKGIKGSGAVNVPNGLVTEADINQAMQMALSNAIILPEYEVVHVIPQYFRIDEEEVDNPLNMNGNRLEVAVYIVTAKRNALINIKSALKISGIDDVKFALDSYVSSLSVLDEQQRKFGAVVINLGSTTTEFVYFKGNSIVYNGFIPAGSKNITNDLSVMLHTPNISAEKIKIEYGSLTRDYSGNNEVGATKVTLPRTDDEDSYTEVALDYIQTIIHARVEEILVLVKNRLKKSALLDNIGSGIVLTGGMSSLGGIKDLTKKIFEGIPVSVSTPKNLPNNFKISFDETNMSTVVGLLMYSLGINRSYQLDSGKKLIRPVRRERVVEKVTMSNMNNTMNTVNKDYMQPKQHSGAVLEPLVKDKKKGVSGLWNKLSEWF
- the ftsZ gene encoding cell division protein FtsZ, whose product is MENLFREDDIRVDMPSKVLSNNLPKIAVIGVGGGGCNMINHMIDEGSHKIDLIVANTDLKVLHVSKAPKKIELGHKLNNGFGAGMDPEVGRNSALESYEEIKETLKGSDIVFVAAGLGGGTGTGAAAIIAKAAREVGALTVSVVTKPFSFEGKMRAGLANLGLEELKKVSDSLIVISNDKLTEIVDASLGIKNAFKIVDNILYQAVNGMSEVILNPGSGADINADFADVKTIMKHKGIALMGIGKAKGEEATQRALENAINSPLLEKVPLDGAKGILIHFTVNPDISLLAISDIMETVHEKVDQNAQIIFGTTTDATFDRDEVKITIIATGFESKNEEKTDSEEQVEDIEVIKTENAETSLDTPPLMRGYTIEYPLN
- a CDS encoding AAA family ATPase, which gives rise to MQEEYKSFKLSGVIKKVLYKNDETKYIIAVLENNQKVCGTYFDTDIEKIVGEEVVLTGNWTTHKKYGVQFEFDTLELKEAEMFFFLTKIVKGVGKKFASELLERYSENELIEILNDRPNELLNFKGIKDKKLETIVASWHKFKHLRELGSFLGKFGVTSNLITKIYSTFGEVENLIEKIKQNPYILINIKGIGFKRADEIAKSLGIDPKSEFRIMACLNYTLREFCDNNGNSSIDKFHLYKLLDESLRFSNQELLYESAISKMLVDEELFVTSENRVALSMLYYAEKRILEFFSRRKDEKNKKIIASFDEYLVKKQETLGFELSVEQKKAVELINSGEKTLFLIGYAGTGKSTSSRAILELLEEIMSYDDIMTIALSGIASQRISDTTGYNSSTIQSLLVKHKEKDFFPYKAILLDEASMVNSVTFYQIISKIDDDTIFIIVGDDGQLPAIGAGNILADAIKYELAPICKLTKIYRQNENQAIAVIANDIRRGELPNYKEDYEDFRFIDVSIANYYAMKNSVSSNDFADLRGENSEYILNNILNISSTYIQDYYDFIKKKKISKALTLFQVITPMKGGVLGVDNLNIQLQKLFNHTKGKAFASKIYEYKLTDKVIHIKNENMKAQTMSMYKSGSTDFLERRVYNGQLGLIIKLDFEEEKCIVLYPNDDMVVFYDFENVHHLLSLAYCLTIHKTQGMEYDNALIPMSFSHYIMHNTKLLYTAITRAKKMCFIVGEEEAFKSACKKLEITIRESVINDLLSKKEPKIDLSNVEMISI
- a CDS encoding peptidylprolyl isomerase — translated: MITWMQRHKKWLVITIWISTIAFVGAGFVGWGSYDYGKQGGVVAKIGDREVTVEEYQQEYSNLYSQYSRMFGDMFNNQVAEQLGLKDIAYNQVLQKNLFMAYGDSLGLDVTDEEVAKELLKYDAFFKDGKFDKDTYVKVLNQNRLTPKHFEESLKRTLLLQKVQSLFEVNPTSWEIENVSKLLFLEDDITIKILSANDIKVSVDEEGLKKYWEDNKNSYMSEVTYDFEIKEIPFMNSNSTEAEIKEQYEKFKIDYKHEDGKIKSLEEATPQIKTDLDDKFTKTEALKIYLKLKKDEEKFDKTLNISESKLTYSQENIAKIKEVKSGEVVKPFVENGKYIIVKVVKINPSKVLDFDQAKAKATQDYEKVLRAQKLQEQAKAEQKDFKGTDISGVTRTSKIAGLSQEESANFLNQLFFATTKEGVIGIGDKIVLYRINSSKIKDYDKTKDEVVKNAIMQLQETELMTNLLQKLENSFNIKSSIQTKE